Sequence from the Verrucomicrobiia bacterium genome:
GCATCTACTCAAATCCGACGGCCACCTCGCCTACATCTGCCCGCACAAGTTCTTCAACGCCCAGTATGGTGAGCCGATCCGCGAGGTCATCGCCAAGGGCAAACACCTCCGGCACGTTGTGCACTTCGGGGACGCACAGGTCTTTCCCGGTGCGACAATTTACTCGTGCCTGCTGTTTCTTTCCAGCGGTGCCAGCGAGAACTGCCGATTCGTCAAAGCCCATGACCTCGGGGGATGGAAAGCCTCGGGTTCTGCAGTCGAAGGCAAAATTCCCTCGACGGCGATCAAGGGTGGTGAGTGGAACTTCACTGTTGGAAAGGGTGCGGGCTTGTTCGATTTGCTGAACACTGCCCGCACCAAACTTGGCGATGTCGCGGACAGCTTTGTTGGTCTTCAAACTAGCGCTGACGATGTCTACATACTCCAGCTCGTTGAGGAACGCCATGGTTCGCTGGTCTGCTACTCCAAGTCGCTTGACAAGGAGGTCGAACTCGAGAGAGCGCTCCTACATCCGATTGTAAGCGGCACAGATGTAAAGGGTTTCTTACCACTTCCAAGCAGGCAGTTCATTCTCTTTCCATATCGTGTTCAGGATTCACGGGCAACCCTCATCCCATTTTCCACGATCAAAGCCCATCACAAGCTTACGGCGGACTACCTGACGAAGAACCGAGAACGCCTCGAGCGGCGAGCAAACGGTAGATTTGCCGACACCGATTGGTATCGGTTTGGTCGGTCTCAAAATCTCGGAATCCAAGAGACCCATAAGCTTTGTGTGCCCCGTCTTGTCGATCACCTTCATGCGGGCATTGATTTGGAGGGAACCCACTACCTCGACAACGTCGATGTCGGGGGCGTCACGTGGAAGCCTGCTTATTCCAAACGCTCGCTTAAAACACTCTGCGCTCTGTTAAACTCACAGGTTCTTCGTTGGTTCTTCCCTCATGTCAGCGCACCTTTCAGAGGTGGATTCAGGTCGGCCAATCGGCAATTCTTGGCACCAAGTTCCAGTCTGCGATGCATCCCAGAGTCAGGAAAGGCAGGTTGATCACTTGGTTGATATTTTACTCTGGCTGAACCGCCACCTCGCTGACCACCCCGAGACGGCGAGCACGCGGGACCCTTTGATGGTGGCGTATTGGGAACAGGTGTTGAACGGGCTGGTATATGAGCTTTATTTCCCCGATGAGCTGCACGCCGCCGGCCTGCACCTCTTCAATCTCGTCGCCCAGGCCGCCCCGCCAAACATCACCGAACTCCCCGAAAAGGACCGCCTGAACACCCTGCGCACGAAGTTCGAGGAGCTCTACGACATTGAGCACCCACTCCGCGCCGCCCTGTTCACCCTCGGCAACCTCGAAACCGTCCGTATCATCGAGGGCAAGGAGTAGCAGCTTTCTCGCCTCCATGAAACCCTCCTTCATCGCCTACGTGGACGAGTCCGGCGACGAAGGATTTGTCTTCAATGCCGACGGGAGTGGCAGTTCGCGCTGGTTTGTCCTGTCGGCGGCGGTGATCCGGCAGACGAACGACCTCCAGATGGTCCAGTGCCTGAGGGAGATCCGCGCAGTGTTGAAGAAGGAGCCGAAGACACCGTTGCATTTCGTGGACTTGAAGCACGAGCAGCGGGTGCCCTACATCCGGCGCGTCGGCGAACTGCCGATCCGCACCGTCAGCGTGCTCGTTTACAAGCCACTCATCGCCGAGCCGGAAATCCCCTCGGAAGTGAGAGACAAGCTGGACGCGATACACGCCTTGATGGGGACGCCCAATCTGCCGAAACGCAAAAAATGACAGCCCGGTCCATGCAGATCACCCGCGATCCGTTGATGGTGGCGTCTTGGGAGGAGATCCTGAACGGGCTGGTGCAGGAGCTGCATTTCCCGGAGGAGCCGCACGCCGCCGGCCTGCGCCTCTTCGACTTCGTCGCCCAGTCCGCACTGCCGGACCTCACAAAGGTCCCCGAAAGGGACCGCGCGTCCACCCTCCGGAGGAAATCCGGGGAGCAACAATGGGGTCGTATCTAAACGTTTGATATCCTGGGTTGGATCCGGGTTCTTTTGCGCATCATCAGGACGCCGCGGGTTGTCATGGCGGATTGGTGATCTCCCGTGACGGCGCACGGGAGTTGACGGGAGTCCCGGGATGGGGGAGCCACGGGACAGGTCCATGGGAGTTCGACACCCTGACCGAGGGCGCCACCAAGAAGCGGCCCCAAAGAGCCCACAATGGGAGGGCCAGTTGCCGCGACGTGCGGGCTCCGGTGACGTGCATCACTGCATTCGACGGGAGGTGGGAACTTCACTCCCCCCACGCCCGACCGCGGCCATACCGCCGTCGCCGACTGCCCGCGCTTCCGCGCTCCGGTTGCCATCCATGTCTTGACCCGAACCGCGGTCTGGTGCTCGATCCGCAGCTGAAAAGCCATGCAACCACCTCGCACCTCATTGCGTTGGACATTCGGTGTATTGCTGTGTCTTGCGGCAACCACCTACCTCGGCTTCCACCGGGCTCCTGAGGAGTCCACCGACCCGGCGATCCTGGCACCGGGCCCCGGAGTGCTCGCGGTGGCACCCGCGCCACAGGACCGAGCTGAAGAGGAACCCACTGGCCGCGTTTCCCCGGGCCATCTCCAACCGGTCAGCTCCGTCTTCACCACGCCGCCGGGTTCCGCAGGGCCGGCTTCCGCCCCGGCGCCCCCCGGGGCGGCCCTCCTGGATGGCAGGGCACTCGACCGCCTGGCGGCATTGCAGACCGAGAAGGAGTCCCGCCCTCCGGCAGAAGCCCGCCTGAGCAGCGACCTGATCCGGGCCACCCGCCCCCCCGGCGGTGGCGGGGATCTGGCTCGTGATGCCCAGGACCGGATCCGGGTCGAAGTGACCGGCCAGGTGACGGAGAATTTGCTGGCGGAAATCCGAACGGGTGGGGGCTCCGTGATCCACAGCTTTCCGGAATACAACTCGGTTCAGGCCTGGGTCGCGCCAGGGCGGCTGTCAGCCCTCGCCGGTCACGAAGACGTCCGATTTGTCCAACCCTTCTTCCCACCACTGTCCAACACCGGCCCAATTGTCTGGGAAGGCGACGTGACGCACCGGGCGGCGGAGGCGCGAGCAACCTTCAGCGTCACCGGTCGCGGAATCAAGGTGGGGGTGCTCTCGGACAGCGTGGATCACCTGGCGGCCTCGCAGGCCGCCGGGGAACTGGGTCCGGTGACCGTCCTGCCCGGCCAGGAAGGCCAGGGTGACGGCGAAGGGACGGCGATGCTCGAGATCGTCCACGACCTGGCGCCGGGGGCGGAGCTGCTGTTCGCCAGCGGCTTCAATGGCGTTGCGGCCTTTGCCGACAACATCGTCAAATTGCGGCAGGCCGGCTGCCAGATCATCGTGGATGACATCACCTACTTCAATCAACCCGCCTTTCAGGACGGAGTCATTGCGCGCGCGGTCAACCAGGTGACGGCCGACGGCGCCCTTTTCTTTTCGTCGGCGGCCAACAGCGGCAACAAGAACGACGGAACGTCGTGCGTCTGGGAGGGGGACTTCGTATCCGCGGGCGACATCACCTTGACCATTGACGGCCAGGCGGTGCGCTACCAGATCCACGCCTTCGGGCCCAAGGATCACAATGTCATCACCCGGGGCGGGCGGGCCGCCATCCTCAAATGGTCGGATCCGGCCGAAGCCTCCAGCAACGACTACGACCTCCTCCTGCTCAACGAACAGAATCAGGTGGTGTTTGTCTCCAACACGACCCAGAACGGAACGCAACCGCCGCTGGAAATCATCTCGGGCGAGATCCCCAACAACTACAAGCTCGCGGTGCTGGCCCGCGCCGGCACCCCCGCGCGTTTCCTCCGGCTCGAGGTGCCGCGGGGCGGCCTCGAGGCGTCCACTGCCGGCAGCACCTACGGCCACAATGCCGCCGAACGCGCCATCAGCGTGGCCGCCGTGGACGTCAACACCTCGTTTCCGCAGGCCTTCGAGGGCGGCGCCAAAAACCCGGTGCAGCGCTATAGCTCCGACGGGCCCCGCCACATCTTCTATCACCCGGACGGCACCCCCATCACCCCCGGCAACTTTCTTTCCACGGGCGGCCGCATCCTCAACAAGCCGGACATCGCCGCCGCCGACAACGGCATGACATCGGTTCCCGGCTTCCGGCCGTTCGGGGGAACCTCGGCCGCCGCGCCCACGGCCGCGGCCATCGCGGCGTTGGTCTGGTCTTACAACCCGAATCTCACCGCCGCCCAGGTGTTCGAGGCGCTCAAACAGTCCGCCCTGGATATCGAGGCGCCCGGTTGGGACCGCGATTCGGGCCATGGGCTCATCAAGGTCCCTGCAGCCCTGCAGGCGGTTCCCAATCCGCAGCTGCCGACTCTTGCCGGTTTCGTGCCGGTGTCCGGCGCGGTGGGAACCCGGGTGGCCATCGAAGGCACCAAGCTGGCGGAGGTGACCGCGGTCCGCTTCAACGAGATCGAGGCGCCCTTCACCTTCGAGTCGGCCACCCGCCTTTCCGCCACCGTACCGGCCGGGGCCCGCACCGGTCGCATCGTCCTCCTCGCTCCGACCGGCTCCGCCACCAGCACAACCGACTTCACCGTGCTGCAAGAACCGGCCATCACCGGATTCACCCCGGCCTTCGGCGCCGTGGGAACGGTCGTGACGATCAACGGCGACCATTTCACCGGCACCTCCGCCGTGCGCTTCGGCAGTCTCGAGGCCACCTTCACGGTCGAATCAGCAGCCCGCCTCCGCGCCACCGTCCCGCCCGGAGCCGGCACGGGCCGGATCACGGTCACCACCGCCGCCGGCACCGCCACCAGCCAGGGGCTCTTCACCGTCGAAACGCGGCCGGGCATCACCGACTTCTCCCCGGGCGAAGGCGGCCCTGGCACCGTGGTGGTCCTTGACGGCGTGAACCTGACCGGCACGACGGCCGTTCGCTTCGCCGGAACCACCGCGACGTTCACGCCCGATTCCGCCGTCCGAATCACCGCCACGGTGCCGGCCGGCGCCTCCACCGGCCCCATCGAGGTCACCACACCCAACGGAACCGCCGCCAGCACCCGTCCCTTCACCTTCGTTCCTGCCCCGGCATTGACCGCGTTTTCCCCGACCACCGGCCCGGTGGGAACCCGGGTGACCCTGACCGGCACCCACCTCAACGCCG
This genomic interval carries:
- a CDS encoding Eco57I restriction-modification methylase domain-containing protein; protein product: HLLKSDGHLAYICPHKFFNAQYGEPIREVIAKGKHLRHVVHFGDAQVFPGATIYSCLLFLSSGASENCRFVKAHDLGGWKASGSAVEGKIPSTAIKGGEWNFTVGKGAGLFDLLNTARTKLGDVADSFVGLQTSADDVYILQLVEERHGSLVCYSKSLDKEVELERALLHPIVSGTDVKGFLPLPSRQFILFPYRVQDSRATLIPFSTIKAHHKLTADYLTKNRERLERRANGRFADTDWYRFGRSQNLGIQETHKLCVPRLVDHLHAGIDLEGTHYLDNVDVGGVTWKPAYSKRSLKTLCALLNSQVLRWFFPHVSAPFRGGFRSANRQFLAPSSSLRCIPESGKAG
- a CDS encoding DUF3800 domain-containing protein; the encoded protein is MKPSFIAYVDESGDEGFVFNADGSGSSRWFVLSAAVIRQTNDLQMVQCLREIRAVLKKEPKTPLHFVDLKHEQRVPYIRRVGELPIRTVSVLVYKPLIAEPEIPSEVRDKLDAIHALMGTPNLPKRKK